The following proteins are encoded in a genomic region of Corylus avellana chromosome ca4, CavTom2PMs-1.0:
- the LOC132178619 gene encoding uncharacterized protein LOC132178619 yields MEGLIPYLVHAIKKQKPQHSYRSFSEGSTRSYHLLLNTAAADSLSGSSHRRTRSEFQPPNMEFVEQRSGVEQFVRSYSSNKTSTPTISSKMASYSTGQVPINANLRRR; encoded by the coding sequence ATGGAAGGTTTGATTCCATATCTGGTCCATGCCATCAAGAAGCAGAAGCCTCAACACAGCTACCGGAGCTTCTCCGAGGGCTCAACCCGTAGCTACCATTTGTTGTTGAACACGGCTGCAGCCGACTCGCTCAGTGGCTCGTCCCACCGGCGAACCCGGTCGGAGTTCCAGCCGCCGAACATGGAGTTCGTGGAGCAAAGATCTGGGGTTGAACAATTTGTCCGCTCCTACAGCTCCAACAAGACTTCTACACCAACTATTTCTTCAAAGATGGCTTCATATTCCACCGGCCAAGTCCCCATCAACGCTAATCTTCGTCGACGGTGA
- the LOC132178618 gene encoding probable beta-D-xylosidase 5: MNTQIFLLLCLSLVLIIPSASQQYACNKSQFPFCNTSLSFEDRAKDLVSRLTLQEKVQQLVNTATGISRLGVPPYEWWSEALHGVSNVGPGTRFNETVPGATSFPAVILSAASFNATLWFKMGQTVSTEARAMYNVGLAGLTYWSPNVNVFRDPRWGRGQETPGEDPLVVSKYAVNYVRGLQEVGDEEGNSTANRRLKVSSCCKHYTAYDVDKWKDIDRFHFDAKVTKQDLEDTYQPPFKSCVEEGHVSSVMCSYNRVNGIPTCADPDLLKGVVRDEWSLDGYIVSDCDSVEVYYNDIHYTATPEDAVALALKAGLNMNCGDYLGKYTENAVNLKKVNESVVDQALIYNYIVLMRLGFFDGDPKALPFGNLGPSDVCTNDNQQLAIDAARQGIVLLDNNGALPLSKTETKNLAAIGPNANASRVMISNYAGVPCRYTTPLQGLQNYISTVSYEPGCSDVKCGDESLIGAAAKAAAAADAVVMVVGLDQSVEAEGLDRDNLTLPGFQEKLVLQVANATNGSVVLVVMSAGPIDVSFTKNVSSIVGILWVGYPGQAGGDAIAQVIFGDYNPAGRSPFTWYPQAYVDQVPMTDMNMRANTTSKFPGRTYRFYTGESIYEFGHGLSYSTFSKVIISAPSTLLVQSTPTSKSTTLPNTVSNGPAIDISTVNCQNLTFDLVIGVKNSGPRDGAHVVLVFWKPASSAEVSGAPNVQLVGFERVEVKRGKTESVAVRVDVCKELSVVDSEGKRKLVIGQHTILVGSPSEHQVRHHFNVRLAGSKDAATGGFVSM, translated from the exons ATGAACACCCAAATTTTCTTACTTCTTTGCCTCTCACTTGTCCTAATAATCCCAAGTGCCAGCCAACAATATGCTTGCAACAAAAGCCAGTTTCCCTTCTGCAACACCTCCTTGTCTTTCGAGGACCGGGCCAAGGACCTTGTGTCACGCTTAACTCTCCAAGAAAAGGTGCAACAGCTAGTAAATACCGCCACCGGCATTTCTAGGCTTGGCGTGCCTCCGTATGAATGGTGGTCGGAGGCCCTTCACGGGGTCTCCAACGTCGGGCCGGGGACACGTTTCAATGAAACCGTACCCGGCGCCACCAGCTTTCCGGCAGTAATTCTATCGGCAGCGAGCTTTAATGCAACATTGTGGTTCAAGATGGGGCAAACCGTGTCAACCGAGGCTCGAGCCATGTACAATGTGGGTCTAGCCGGGTTGACATATTGGAGTCCTAATGTCAATGTGTTCCGTGACCCAAGATGGGGCCGTGGCCAG GAAACTCCCGGAGAAGACCCTTTGGTGGTGTCCAAATATGCCGTGAATTATGTCCGGGGTTTACAAGAAGTGGGTGATGAGGAAGGAAATTCTACTGCAAATAGGAGGCTTAAGGTTTCTAGTTGCTGCAAGCATTACACTGCTTATGATGTTGATAAATGGAAAGACATTGATCGATTTCACTTTGATGCAAAG GTGACAAAGCAGGACCTTGAGGACACCTATCAGCCACCATTCAAAAGCTGTGTAGAGGAGGGACATGTAAGCAGTGTGATGTGTTCCTATAACAGGGTGAATGGGATTCCCACCTGTGCTGATCCTGACCTTCTAAAAGGAGTAGTCAGAGATGAATGGAGTCTAGATGG ATACATTGTTTCAGACTGTGACTCAGTTGAGGTTTATTACAATGACATCCATTACACTGCAACACCTGAGGATGCAGTAGCCCTTGCCTTGAAAGCAG GTTTAAACATGAATTGTGGAGATTATCTAGGAAAGTACACAGAGAATGCAGTTAACCTGAAAAAAGTGAATGAATCTGTGGTAGACCAAGCATTGATATATAACTACATAGTCTTGATGAGACTCGGGTTCTTCGATGGGGACCCAAAAGCTCTCCCATTTGGCAATCTTGGGCCGTCAGATGTGTGTACTAATGATAATCAGCAATTGGCAATTGATGCTGCAAGACAGGGAATAGTGTTGCTAGACAACAATGGAGCTCTTCCTTTGTCAAAAACTGAAACAAAGAACTTGGCAGCTATAGGCCCCAATGCCAATGCCAGTAGAGTTATGATAAGCAACTATGCTGGTGTACCTTGCCGCTACACAACCCCTTTACAAGGACTGCAGAATTATATCTCAACTGTGAGTTATGAGCCGGGTTGCAGTGATGTGAAATGTGGTGATGAGAGCCTTATTGGGGCGGCAGCTAAGGCTGCCGCAGCCGCCGATGCAGTGGTGATGGTGGTTGGGCTTGATCAGTCTGTTGAGGCAGAGGGGCTGGATAGAGACAACTTGACATTGCCAGGATTTCAAGAAAAGCTTGTGCTTCAAGTAGCTAATGCTACAAATGGAAGTGTGGTTCTTGTTGTTATGTCAGCTGGTCCAATTGACGtttcttttaccaaaaatgTGAGTAGTATTGTGGGGATTTTGTGGGTGGGATATCCAGGTCAAGCCGGTGGGGATGCCATAGCTCAAGTCATATTTGGAGACTACAATCCAG CTGGAAGGTCCCCTTTTACATGGTACCCACAAGCATACGTGGATCAAGTGCCAATGACAGATATGAACATGAGAGCCAACACCACAAGCAAATTTCCTGGAAGAACCTATCGATTTTACACTGGGGAATCCATATATGAATTTGGCCATGGGCTAAGCTACTCAACCTTCTCCAAGGTCATAATATCAGCCCCCTCCACTCTACTTGTCCAATCAACCCCCACTTCCAAGTCCACCACCCTGCCAAATACCGTCTCTAATGGCCCGGCAATCGACATCTCAACCGTTAACTGCCAGAATTTAACATTCGATCTTGTCATTGGCGTGAAGAACAGCGGGCCAAGAGACGGCGCCCATGTGGTGTTGGTGTTCTGGAAGCCGGCCAGCTCGGCGGAGGTAAGCGGGGCACCAAATGTACAGCTAGTGGGGTTTGAGAGGGTGGAGGTTAAGAGAGGGAAGACAGAGTCAGTGGCAGTGAGGGTGGATGTGTGCAAGGAACTGAGTGTTGTGGATAGTGAAGGGAAGAGGAAGTTGGTCATTGGACAGCATACCATTTTGGTTGGTTCCCCCAGTGAGCACCAAGTGAGGCATCATTTCAATGTTCGGCTGGCAGGGAGTAAAGATGCAGCCACTGGAGGCTTTGTATCCATGTAA